One window of the Populus nigra chromosome 4, ddPopNigr1.1, whole genome shotgun sequence genome contains the following:
- the LOC133690902 gene encoding RNA-binding protein BRN1-like, with amino-acid sequence MAEGEKEKKSSSSNNEESVKLFVGQVPKHMTEDELLAMFKELALVDEVNIIKDKTTRASRGCCFLICPSRQEADKAVNACHNKKTLPGASSPLQVKYADGELERLEHKLFVGMLPKNVSEAELSDLFSKYGIIKDLQILRGSQQTSKGCAFLKYETKEQAHAALEDINGKHKMEGSSVPLVVKWADTEKERQARRAQKAQSQAMPNTDSQHPSLFGALPMGYAPPYNGYGYQAPGAYELVPYRLRGGIRPDLSLNISPRNYAPAGYMGSAYPTMPGLQYPIAYPGAIMSHRPLSNSPGTLSPTVPSCNSATSSGASGSSGGQVEGPPGANLFIYHIPQEFGDQELANTFQAFGQVLSAKVFVDKATGVSKCFGFVSYDSPAAAQNAITMMNGCQLGGKMLKVQLKKDNKQSKPY; translated from the exons ATGGCGGAGggtgaaaaggagaagaaatcaAGCAGCAGCAATAATGAGGAGAGCGTGAAGCTATTTGTAGGTCAAGTACCAAAGCACATGACAGAAGATGAGCTTCTGGCAATGTTCAAAGAGCTCGCTTTGGTGGACGAAGTCAACATCATTAAAGACAAGACCACTCGCGCTTCCCGAG GTTGTTGTTTTCTAATATGTCCTTCCAGACAAGAAGCAGATAAGGCTGTTAATGCTTGCCATAATAAGAAAACGTTGCCCGGG GCATCTAGTCCTTTGCAAGTGAAGTATGCAGATGGAGAGTTGGAAAGGCTAG AACACAAACTATTTGTTGGTATGCTTCCAAAAAATGTTTCTGAAGCTGAATTATCCGATTTATTCTCTAAATATGGAATTATAAAGGACTTACAAATACTAAGAGGTTCTCAACAAACAAGCAAAG GCTGTGCTTTTTTGAAGTATGAGACAAAAGAACAAGCCCATGCTGCCCTGGAGGACATCAATGGAAAGCATAAAATGGAG GGTTCAAGTGTTCCTTTGGTTGTCAAATGGGCAGATACAGAAAAGGAAAGGCAGGCTCGGAGGGCCCAGAAAGCACAATCTCAAGCTATGCCCAATACTGATTCACAACATCCATCATTATTTGGTGCCTTGCCAATGGGATATGCTCCCCCTTATAATGGATATGGATACCAG gCTCCTGGAGCTTATGAACTTGTGCCATACCGTCTGCGTGGTGGGATCAGACCTGACCTTTCACTCAATATTTCCCCTAGAAATTATGCTCCTGCTGGTTATATGGGCTCTGCTTATCCAACGATGCCAGGTCTTCAGTATCCAATTGCATATCCTGGAGCAATAATGAGTCACCGACCTTTGAGTAACTCTCCTGGTACATTATCACCCACAGTTCCGAGCTGTAATTCTGCAACATCTTCAGGTGCCAGTGGAAGTTCTGGGGGTCAAGTGGAAG GTCCACCTGGTGCTAATTTATTCATATATCATATACCTCAAGAATTCGGTGACCAAGAGCTCGCCAATACTTTTCAAGCATTTGGTCAGGTCTTAAGTGCCAAGGTCTTTGTTGATAAAGCAACTGGTGTTAGCAAGTGTTTCG GATTTGTGAGTTATGACTCACCAGCTGCAGCTCAAAATGCCATTACCATGATGAATGGATGCCAATTGGGTGGTAAGATGTTGAAGGTTCAGCTTAAGAAAGACAATAAACAGAGCAAACCTTATTGA